A window from Tenacibaculum singaporense encodes these proteins:
- a CDS encoding sensor histidine kinase has translation MIDFLKKYKAFLIGFLIIIPLFILLDYINVLNIPNDQPVEVIVITVFWALVVGLPIHNYQYLKRKKKAVIGITALFVLFFITIVIDSFMKLPDNPITFILLIIFWCGLAYFLVPNFIKKYWKFIALLYTPLLLYFFYLRLFSGDLEAYLKVKQETPFYIFFLPIPIFFFLWIFEQWKWVQELKKEKSKTELSLLKTQINPHFFFNTLNNLYALTVKNSPQAPEVILKLSDMMRYTIYDGEKETVKISEEIEYLNNYIELHKIRYKKSVEITFNHDIDTNLNIPPLLYIILLENAFKHGIETLAENAFIHINLYEDNNFIYFDIENNFDASELNNSKGIGLQNLERRLSLLYNQQHELSISSKNNIYKTQLKIPKHA, from the coding sequence ATGATTGATTTTTTAAAGAAATACAAAGCTTTTCTTATTGGCTTTTTAATTATAATTCCATTATTTATTTTATTGGATTACATAAATGTTCTAAATATCCCCAATGACCAGCCAGTTGAGGTTATTGTAATTACTGTTTTTTGGGCGTTAGTTGTAGGATTACCCATACATAATTATCAATATTTAAAAAGGAAAAAGAAAGCTGTAATAGGTATTACTGCTCTTTTTGTGCTATTTTTTATTACAATAGTTATTGATTCTTTTATGAAGCTCCCAGATAATCCAATCACATTTATTTTATTAATAATATTTTGGTGTGGATTGGCTTATTTTTTAGTACCTAACTTCATTAAAAAATATTGGAAATTCATAGCCCTTCTATATACACCATTACTCTTATACTTTTTTTATCTCAGATTATTTTCTGGTGATTTAGAAGCTTATTTAAAAGTAAAACAAGAAACTCCTTTTTATATATTCTTTTTACCTATTCCTATTTTCTTTTTTCTTTGGATTTTTGAACAATGGAAATGGGTACAAGAGTTAAAAAAAGAAAAATCTAAAACTGAATTATCATTATTAAAAACACAAATAAATCCTCACTTTTTCTTCAACACATTAAATAACTTGTACGCGCTTACAGTCAAAAATTCCCCTCAAGCACCAGAAGTTATTTTAAAACTATCTGACATGATGCGCTATACCATTTACGATGGAGAAAAAGAAACAGTAAAAATTTCAGAAGAAATTGAATACTTAAATAATTACATCGAACTTCATAAAATCCGATATAAAAAGTCTGTAGAAATCACCTTTAATCATGACATTGATACTAATTTAAATATTCCGCCTCTACTGTATATAATCTTACTTGAGAATGCCTTTAAGCACGGTATAGAAACACTAGCTGAAAATGCTTTTATACATATCAATTTATATGAAGACAATAATTTTATTTACTTTGACATAGAAAACAATTTTGATGCTAGTGAACTCAATAATTCTAAAGGAATTGGATTACAAAACCTAGAGCGAAGATTATCTTTGCTATACAACCAACAACATGAGCTCAGTATTAGTTCTAAAAATAATATCTATAAAACACAGTTAAAAATACCAAAGCATGCTTAA
- a CDS encoding LytR/AlgR family response regulator transcription factor: protein MLKYIIIDDEPLAHEIITEFCSMLPHVQLVKSCYNAMEAMLFLNEHTVDFMFLDINMPKLKGLDFLKTLSNPPKTIITTAYKEYALEGFELNVVDYLLKPFSFDRLVKAVNKVSDTVSTKTINKESIQTSQINTRIFIKGDKKHHQVDLNDLLFIEAYGNYTKLFLIDEMIVSHEKISHYETILNENNFLRVHKSFIVAVDKIKFIEGNRIIIHEHKVPIGQTYKSLVSKLYN from the coding sequence ATGCTTAAATATATAATTATTGATGATGAGCCTTTAGCTCATGAAATTATAACAGAATTTTGTAGCATGCTCCCTCATGTTCAATTAGTAAAAAGTTGCTATAATGCTATGGAGGCTATGCTATTTCTAAATGAACATACTGTTGATTTTATGTTTTTAGACATCAATATGCCCAAATTGAAAGGCTTAGATTTTTTAAAAACACTTTCAAATCCACCTAAAACTATTATCACTACTGCCTACAAAGAATATGCACTTGAGGGATTTGAACTCAATGTTGTAGATTATCTTTTAAAACCTTTTAGTTTTGATCGTTTGGTAAAAGCTGTAAATAAAGTATCTGATACTGTGTCTACTAAAACAATCAACAAAGAAAGTATACAGACAAGTCAAATCAATACTCGTATTTTTATCAAAGGAGATAAAAAACACCATCAAGTTGATTTAAATGATTTGTTATTTATAGAAGCTTACGGAAACTATACTAAACTATTTTTAATAGATGAAATGATTGTAAGCCACGAAAAGATTTCTCATTATGAAACTATCTTAAATGAAAACAATTTCCTAAGAGTACATAAATCGTTTATTGTTGCTGTAGATAAAATAAAGTTTATAGAGGGGAATCGTATTATAATTCATGAGCATAAGGTTCCTATTGGTCAAACCTATAAAAGCCTAGTTAGTAAACTTTACAACTAA
- a CDS encoding AMP-dependent synthetase/ligase: MHISSTVTRLFDFPYHQLENYPQQHCLVSKENNEWKSISTKKYIEDANIISKALLSLGVNPGDKIAVITSVNQPKWHLLDIGVMQIGAVNVPLYPTFSEKDYAYILNHSDSVYCFVSDDELYQKVIKIQGQTQLKKVFTFEELDVDYGWSSFLSLGNETALQTKVNELKESINPSDLATIIYTSGTTGTPKGVMLSHNNIVSNVFAVGKRLNLQGNQKKVISYLPICHIFERAASYYCQYMGFEIHFAESIDKVGDNLREIQPHFMAVVPRLLEKVFDKIIDKGSNLSGLKKRLFFWALQLGEQYQPYKANGWWYEFKLSIARKLIFSKWKEALGGQLEFMLAGSAPTQARLVRIFTAAGIPVFEGYGLTETSPAISVTDMRNNGFKIGTVGKVIENVTVKIAEDGEILVKGPNVMMGYYKDSEKTNESIINSYFHTGDIGELDNEGFLKITDRKKEIFKTSGGKYIAPAILESELKKSRFIEQVMVIGEGEKMPAALIQVASEFVQEWSKRHNHTIADITTDEKLLKRIQKEIDICNEKFGKWEQIKRFEITPDEWTTNSGHLTPTLKMRRKIILEKYNSLCQKIYNPQ; this comes from the coding sequence ATGCATATATCTTCAACAGTTACACGTCTTTTTGATTTCCCATATCACCAACTAGAAAACTATCCACAACAACATTGCTTAGTTTCAAAAGAGAATAATGAATGGAAAAGTATTTCTACTAAAAAATATATTGAAGATGCTAACATCATAAGTAAAGCTTTATTAAGTCTTGGAGTGAACCCAGGAGATAAAATAGCGGTAATTACTTCTGTAAATCAACCAAAATGGCATTTGTTAGATATTGGAGTTATGCAAATTGGTGCAGTAAATGTTCCTTTATACCCTACTTTTTCAGAAAAAGATTATGCATATATCTTAAACCATTCTGATAGTGTGTATTGTTTTGTTTCTGATGATGAACTCTATCAAAAAGTAATCAAAATTCAAGGACAAACACAGCTCAAAAAAGTATTCACTTTTGAAGAATTAGATGTAGATTATGGGTGGAGTTCTTTCTTAAGTCTTGGTAACGAAACAGCTCTTCAAACAAAAGTAAACGAATTAAAAGAGTCTATAAACCCATCTGATTTAGCTACCATTATCTACACTTCTGGTACCACAGGTACCCCAAAAGGAGTAATGCTCTCTCATAATAACATTGTTAGTAATGTTTTTGCTGTTGGAAAAAGACTTAATCTACAAGGCAATCAAAAAAAAGTGATAAGCTACCTTCCTATTTGTCACATTTTTGAACGTGCCGCCTCTTATTATTGTCAATATATGGGCTTCGAAATTCATTTTGCTGAGAGTATTGATAAGGTTGGAGATAATTTACGGGAAATTCAACCTCATTTTATGGCTGTAGTTCCTCGATTATTAGAAAAAGTTTTTGATAAAATTATAGATAAAGGCAGTAACTTATCTGGTCTAAAAAAAAGATTGTTCTTTTGGGCATTACAATTAGGTGAACAATATCAACCCTATAAAGCAAACGGTTGGTGGTACGAATTCAAGCTTTCTATAGCTCGAAAACTTATTTTTTCTAAATGGAAAGAAGCTTTAGGAGGACAATTAGAATTTATGCTAGCAGGTAGCGCTCCAACTCAAGCTAGGCTTGTAAGAATCTTTACTGCGGCAGGCATTCCTGTTTTTGAAGGCTACGGACTTACCGAAACCTCTCCTGCAATTTCTGTTACCGATATGCGAAACAATGGATTTAAAATAGGAACTGTTGGGAAGGTAATTGAAAATGTAACTGTAAAAATAGCTGAGGATGGGGAAATTTTAGTGAAAGGACCTAATGTAATGATGGGCTACTATAAAGATTCAGAAAAAACTAACGAATCAATTATAAATAGCTATTTCCATACAGGAGACATTGGAGAACTAGACAATGAAGGATTTTTAAAAATTACGGATCGAAAAAAAGAAATCTTCAAAACTTCTGGAGGTAAATATATAGCTCCTGCTATCTTAGAAAGTGAGTTGAAGAAATCACGTTTTATAGAGCAAGTTATGGTAATTGGTGAAGGCGAAAAAATGCCAGCCGCATTAATTCAAGTTGCTTCTGAATTTGTTCAAGAATGGTCAAAAAGACACAACCATACAATTGCGGATATTACTACAGATGAGAAACTACTCAAACGAATTCAAAAAGAGATTGATATTTGCAATGAAAAATTTGGGAAGTGGGAACAAATAAAACGCTTTGAAATCACTCCTGATGAATGGACGACCAATTCGGGTCATTTAACTCCGACATTGAAAATGAGACGAAAAATAATCTTAGAAAAATACAATAGTTTGTGTCAAAAAATATATAATCCTCAATAA
- a CDS encoding AMP-dependent synthetase/ligase, with protein MSIEITRLFDFPYYQQEKYKLDKAFTTKKDGKWQSISTSEYIKQANAISRGLLRLGVQPNDKIAVISTNNRTEWNVCDIGILQTGAQNVPIYPTISKEDYEYILNHSEATYCFVSDNTILEKLNQIKANTKLKEVFTFDDIQGEKSWQEVLDLGKDESNQNEVEERKNAIQTDDLATLIYTSGTTGRPKGVMLSHKNVVSNVLSSEKRVPLEYGQGRALSFLPVCHIFERMILYLYQYCGISIYFAEAIDKLSENAQEIKPHVMTAVPRLYEKIYDKIYAKGADLTGIKKKLFFWAIELGLQYEPYGANGWWYEKKLSIARKLIFSKWQAALGGELKIMVSGSAALQPRLTRVFTAAGMPVMEGYGLTETSPVIAVNDMRDGGFKLGTVGRLIDGVEVKIADNGEILVKGPNIMQGYYKDPEKTAEALQNGYFHTGDKGELCEDGFLKITGRTKEMFKTSGGKYIIPPLLEGQLKQSRFIEQVMVIGEGEKMAAAFIQPNFEFVREWAQRHNVTVGDNKDLVNNPKVIERIQEEVDYANTKFGKWETIKKFELTEEEWSIDGGQLTPTMKMKRNIIKEMYKDLYDKIYRD; from the coding sequence ATGTCGATTGAAATTACGCGTCTTTTTGACTTTCCTTATTATCAACAAGAAAAATATAAATTAGATAAAGCATTTACCACAAAAAAAGATGGAAAATGGCAGTCTATTTCAACAAGTGAATATATTAAACAAGCTAATGCTATAAGTAGAGGTTTGTTACGATTAGGAGTACAACCTAACGATAAAATTGCTGTAATTTCAACTAATAATAGAACTGAATGGAATGTTTGTGATATTGGAATATTACAAACAGGAGCTCAAAACGTTCCTATCTATCCAACTATTTCTAAAGAAGACTACGAATATATTTTAAACCATTCTGAAGCTACTTATTGTTTTGTTTCTGATAATACCATTCTAGAAAAACTAAATCAAATAAAAGCGAATACTAAGCTAAAAGAGGTTTTTACTTTTGATGATATCCAAGGAGAAAAAAGCTGGCAAGAAGTTTTAGATTTAGGAAAAGATGAAAGCAATCAGAATGAAGTTGAAGAGCGTAAAAATGCTATTCAAACTGATGATTTAGCTACCTTAATTTACACCTCTGGAACAACAGGACGTCCAAAAGGAGTAATGTTAAGTCATAAAAATGTAGTTTCAAATGTACTGAGCAGTGAAAAACGTGTTCCGCTAGAATATGGCCAAGGAAGAGCTCTAAGCTTCTTACCTGTTTGCCACATCTTTGAACGTATGATTTTGTATTTATATCAATACTGTGGTATTTCTATCTATTTTGCTGAGGCTATTGATAAATTGAGTGAAAATGCTCAAGAAATAAAGCCGCATGTCATGACTGCAGTGCCAAGGCTGTATGAAAAGATTTACGATAAGATTTATGCCAAGGGAGCTGATTTAACAGGAATTAAAAAGAAGTTATTCTTTTGGGCGATAGAATTAGGTTTACAATACGAGCCTTATGGAGCTAATGGATGGTGGTATGAAAAGAAACTAAGCATTGCCAGAAAACTTATTTTCTCAAAATGGCAAGCCGCTTTAGGTGGAGAGTTAAAAATTATGGTTTCTGGTTCCGCTGCATTACAACCACGTTTAACTAGAGTATTTACAGCCGCTGGAATGCCTGTAATGGAAGGTTATGGTCTTACTGAGACTTCTCCTGTAATTGCTGTAAACGATATGCGTGATGGTGGGTTTAAACTAGGAACTGTTGGTAGACTGATTGACGGTGTTGAGGTTAAAATAGCTGATAATGGAGAGATTTTAGTAAAGGGACCAAACATAATGCAAGGATATTATAAAGATCCTGAAAAAACTGCTGAAGCTTTACAAAACGGATACTTCCATACAGGTGATAAAGGTGAATTATGTGAAGATGGTTTCTTAAAAATAACCGGACGTACCAAAGAAATGTTTAAAACGTCTGGAGGTAAATATATTATTCCACCATTATTAGAAGGTCAATTAAAACAATCTCGCTTTATTGAGCAAGTTATGGTGATTGGTGAAGGCGAAAAAATGGCTGCTGCATTTATTCAACCAAACTTTGAGTTTGTACGTGAATGGGCACAAAGACATAACGTTACTGTAGGAGACAATAAAGACTTGGTAAACAACCCTAAAGTAATAGAACGAATTCAAGAAGAAGTAGACTATGCCAATACTAAATTTGGTAAGTGGGAAACTATTAAAAAGTTTGAATTAACTGAAGAAGAATGGTCTATTGATGGAGGACAACTCACCCCTACCATGAAAATGAAACGAAACATTATCAAAGAAATGTATAAAGACTTATACGATAAAATTTATAGAGACTAA
- a CDS encoding RluA family pseudouridine synthase: MTKIISFSSDVSTIELPKKFDYPYNYSPHTLAQIAAKELQEYLTNQTDFSHNFGIKNPVDNNSLGKMFGVLVVQDQNGTLGYLAAFSGKLAESTQHKHFVPPVFDVLDKNEFYLTTEERLNELTHKIESLESSAGFIETKKAYQKTQQLHEKLLAEEQSKIKQRRKLRKKLGQQNNQLNINEEFYLREYEVYLNDKIATSKKAYQVKQHQIEELKQQRINLSAWAQQEIFKKYVFLNYQGETKNLLDIFTDSTQNIPAGAGDCCAPKLLQYAYKHQLKPICMAEFWWGKPLKTSIRKHQNYYPACTGKCKPILTHMLQGVTVEENPSVALLKEEKEITIIHEDSDLLVINKPHELLSVAGKEIKDSVFSRIQKLYPKATGPLVVHRLDMSTSGILLVAKNEETYKALQAQFVHKTIQKRYVALLDGILKEDKGKIELPLRVDLNDRPKQLVCYEHGKKALTQWETIETVDNKTKVYFYPITGRTHQLRVHAAHNLGLNTPIIGDDLYGNKADRLYLHAEKITFVHPTSKKQVSFTSPAPF, translated from the coding sequence ATGACCAAAATTATTTCTTTTTCTTCGGATGTTTCTACTATTGAATTACCTAAAAAATTCGATTATCCTTATAATTATTCACCTCATACTCTAGCACAAATAGCTGCTAAAGAATTACAAGAATATTTAACAAATCAAACTGATTTTTCGCACAACTTTGGAATTAAAAACCCTGTGGATAATAACTCACTAGGAAAAATGTTTGGAGTCTTAGTCGTGCAAGATCAAAATGGAACTTTAGGCTATTTAGCTGCATTCTCTGGTAAACTTGCTGAAAGCACACAACACAAACATTTTGTTCCGCCTGTTTTTGATGTTTTAGATAAAAATGAATTCTACCTTACAACAGAAGAACGACTTAATGAGTTAACCCATAAAATAGAAAGTCTAGAAAGTTCCGCTGGTTTTATTGAAACAAAAAAAGCATATCAAAAAACGCAACAACTGCACGAAAAGCTTTTAGCTGAAGAACAATCAAAAATTAAACAACGAAGAAAACTTAGAAAAAAGCTAGGGCAACAAAACAATCAACTAAACATAAATGAAGAGTTTTACTTACGTGAATACGAAGTGTATTTAAACGATAAAATAGCAACATCAAAAAAAGCGTACCAAGTAAAGCAACATCAAATTGAGGAGTTGAAACAACAACGTATAAACCTTTCAGCTTGGGCGCAACAAGAAATATTTAAAAAGTATGTGTTTCTTAACTATCAAGGAGAAACTAAAAACTTATTAGATATTTTTACAGACTCCACTCAAAACATTCCTGCTGGTGCTGGTGATTGTTGCGCTCCTAAATTACTTCAATATGCATACAAACATCAATTAAAACCTATTTGTATGGCTGAATTTTGGTGGGGAAAACCTTTAAAAACTTCCATAAGAAAACATCAAAATTATTACCCTGCTTGTACTGGTAAATGCAAACCTATTCTAACGCATATGTTACAAGGAGTGACTGTAGAAGAGAATCCGTCAGTTGCTCTATTAAAGGAAGAAAAAGAAATTACAATTATTCATGAGGATTCTGATTTGTTAGTCATCAACAAACCACATGAGTTATTATCGGTAGCTGGAAAAGAAATAAAAGACTCTGTGTTTAGTCGTATTCAAAAACTATATCCAAAAGCAACAGGTCCGTTAGTTGTGCATCGATTAGACATGTCAACCTCTGGAATTCTCTTAGTTGCTAAAAATGAAGAAACTTATAAAGCTTTACAAGCACAATTTGTTCATAAAACTATACAAAAACGCTATGTGGCTTTATTAGATGGTATTTTAAAAGAAGATAAAGGAAAAATTGAGTTACCACTTAGAGTAGATTTAAACGACCGCCCTAAACAGCTTGTGTGTTATGAACACGGAAAGAAAGCACTAACTCAATGGGAAACCATAGAAACTGTAGACAATAAAACTAAAGTTTACTTTTATCCTATAACAGGACGTACACACCAGTTACGTGTACATGCTGCACATAATTTAGGGTTAAATACTCCAATTATAGGTGATGATTTATACGGAAACAAAGCAGATAGGTTATATTTACATGCTGAAAAAATCACATTTGTACATCCTACTTCAAAAAAACAAGTAAGTTTTACTTCCCCTGCACCTTTTTAA
- a CDS encoding MFS transporter, producing the protein MYKIGDKKLINGWAFYDWANSVYSLVISTAVFPLYYSGVTEGKIVSFLGMDWEHPDSLYSYALSFSFLVVAFISPILSGIADYTGSKKKFMKFFCTLGALSVMSLYFFDGIDTVWIGILFTVLASIGFWASLVFYNAYLPEVAHPEQQDRASAKGFVYGYIGSVILLLINLAMIMFPEILGISAGMASRISFVMVGLWWLGFAQVTFKRLPGNVYNKKPEKDYIWKGYKELQIVIKEVLNYPTLKRFLISFFLLSISVQTIILMAAIFGSSELGLSSTSLIITILLVQIVAILGAILFSRFSEKWGNITALKVTIVVWMLVCFCAFMLDKSQENVAVYFYGLGGLLGLVQGAIQTLTRSTYSKLLPETEDHATYFSFYDVTEKIAIVLGTAVYGALNAITGSMQWSVLCLAIFFLASFIILSTLKKTKYVV; encoded by the coding sequence ATGTACAAAATAGGAGATAAGAAGTTAATTAACGGATGGGCATTTTACGATTGGGCCAACTCAGTATATTCATTGGTAATTAGCACAGCTGTTTTTCCGTTGTATTACAGCGGAGTAACAGAAGGTAAAATTGTAAGCTTTTTAGGAATGGACTGGGAGCATCCAGATAGTTTATATAGCTATGCATTGTCTTTTTCGTTTTTAGTAGTAGCTTTTATTTCTCCAATATTATCGGGTATTGCAGATTATACTGGTAGTAAGAAAAAGTTTATGAAGTTTTTCTGTACTCTAGGAGCATTATCGGTAATGAGTTTGTACTTTTTTGATGGAATTGATACTGTATGGATAGGTATTTTATTTACTGTTTTAGCAAGTATAGGCTTTTGGGCAAGTTTGGTGTTTTATAATGCTTATTTACCTGAGGTAGCACATCCAGAACAACAAGATAGAGCTAGTGCTAAAGGTTTTGTATATGGGTATATTGGTTCTGTAATTTTATTACTCATCAATTTGGCGATGATTATGTTTCCTGAAATTTTAGGAATCAGTGCAGGAATGGCGTCTAGAATTTCTTTTGTTATGGTAGGTTTATGGTGGCTTGGATTTGCCCAAGTAACCTTTAAGCGATTGCCAGGAAACGTTTATAACAAAAAACCTGAAAAAGATTATATATGGAAAGGGTACAAAGAGTTACAAATAGTGATAAAAGAAGTATTAAACTATCCAACTTTAAAACGTTTTTTAATTTCTTTCTTTTTGTTAAGTATTAGTGTGCAAACTATTATTTTAATGGCTGCTATTTTTGGTTCTTCGGAATTAGGTTTGTCATCTACGAGTTTAATAATTACCATTTTATTAGTACAAATAGTAGCAATTTTAGGAGCGATTTTATTTTCAAGGTTTTCAGAAAAATGGGGAAATATTACTGCTTTGAAAGTAACTATTGTAGTGTGGATGTTAGTTTGTTTTTGTGCTTTTATGTTAGATAAATCTCAAGAAAATGTAGCAGTTTATTTTTATGGACTAGGTGGTTTATTAGGGCTGGTACAAGGAGCTATTCAAACCTTAACACGCTCTACATACTCTAAGTTGTTACCAGAAACAGAAGATCATGCTACTTATTTTAGTTTTTATGATGTTACTGAAAAAATAGCCATTGTTTTAGGAACTGCTGTATATGGAGCATTAAACGCTATTACAGGCTCTATGCAATGGAGTGTATTGTGTCTAGCAATTTTCTTTTTAGCCTCGTTTATCATTTTAAGCACACTTAAAAAGACAAAATACGTAGTATAA
- a CDS encoding M48 family metallopeptidase, translating into MKKIIALTFLAAFLVECSTVPITGRKRLNFVNDAQILPASFAQYKGFLEENKLSTNTKQTNQIRRVGKNISAAVDRFMRANGMTAEANSYEWEFNLVEDKTVNAWCLPGGKVVFYTGIMPICANEDGVAAVMGHEVAHAFAKHGQERMSTGQLQQLGGVALALSTQNSKNAEMWNMAYGLGTQVGVMLPFSREHETEADKLGLVFMIMAGYKGEEAAEVWVRMSERSGGGAPPEFMSTHPSNQTRIQTLRNFLPEAKKLAAKYNVPTSK; encoded by the coding sequence ATGAAAAAAATTATAGCCCTAACATTTTTAGCTGCTTTTTTAGTAGAGTGTAGCACTGTGCCAATTACGGGAAGAAAAAGATTAAATTTTGTAAACGATGCTCAAATCTTACCTGCAAGTTTTGCGCAATACAAAGGGTTTTTAGAAGAGAATAAATTGTCTACTAACACAAAACAAACAAATCAGATAAGACGTGTAGGAAAAAATATTTCAGCAGCAGTAGATCGTTTTATGCGTGCTAATGGAATGACTGCAGAAGCAAATTCTTATGAATGGGAATTTAATTTAGTAGAAGATAAAACAGTTAACGCTTGGTGTTTGCCTGGTGGAAAAGTTGTGTTTTATACAGGAATTATGCCTATTTGTGCTAATGAAGATGGGGTTGCTGCTGTGATGGGGCATGAGGTAGCTCATGCTTTTGCAAAACACGGACAAGAACGTATGTCTACAGGACAATTACAACAGTTAGGAGGAGTCGCTTTGGCTTTAAGTACTCAGAATAGTAAAAATGCTGAAATGTGGAATATGGCTTACGGTTTAGGAACGCAAGTAGGAGTAATGTTACCATTTAGTAGAGAGCATGAAACCGAAGCAGATAAGTTAGGGTTAGTTTTTATGATTATGGCAGGATATAAAGGAGAAGAAGCTGCTGAAGTATGGGTACGAATGAGTGAACGCTCAGGAGGAGGAGCTCCACCAGAATTTATGAGTACACACCCATCTAATCAAACTCGTATTCAGACTTTAAGAAACTTTTTACCAGAAGCTAAAAAGTTAGCAGCAAAATACAACGTGCCTACGAGTAAATAA
- a CDS encoding alpha/beta hydrolase, producing MNFTHSKTALPSIKIPKPVILSAKALQFISTNKAAKFGTRLFTTPVNFPIPKREKVMLESAQKKTINVPSISRDIQVLSYGYSTKKVLWVHGWAGRSTQLYMIADKLLEKGYMVISFDGPAHGKSTGKTTEMPEFLETITELNKQFGPFDAAIGHSFGGVCLYNALSENFAVNKLVTVGAADKISDVILNFTKNLQVKPVIAHKMKRLFDKKWQRDIDIHSSSVKAKNVKIPTLVVHDSFDGDVDVSCAIAIRQNLQNGKLLITEGLGHTKILRNPKVASKIVDFISKEP from the coding sequence ATGAATTTTACGCATTCAAAAACAGCTTTACCAAGTATTAAAATTCCTAAACCTGTCATCCTTTCAGCTAAGGCTTTACAGTTTATATCTACTAATAAAGCAGCTAAATTTGGTACAAGGCTTTTTACAACTCCTGTTAACTTTCCTATTCCTAAGAGAGAAAAAGTAATGTTAGAGAGTGCTCAAAAGAAAACAATAAATGTGCCATCCATTTCAAGAGATATTCAAGTACTATCATATGGTTATTCAACTAAAAAAGTATTATGGGTACATGGTTGGGCAGGAAGAAGTACTCAATTATATATGATTGCTGACAAACTATTGGAAAAAGGCTACATGGTTATTTCTTTTGACGGACCTGCGCATGGAAAGTCTACAGGAAAAACTACCGAAATGCCAGAGTTCTTAGAAACCATTACTGAACTCAACAAACAATTTGGACCTTTTGATGCTGCTATAGGGCACTCTTTTGGTGGAGTATGTTTGTATAACGCTCTTTCAGAAAATTTTGCTGTAAACAAACTAGTTACTGTTGGTGCAGCTGATAAAATATCGGATGTTATTTTAAACTTTACTAAAAACTTACAAGTAAAACCAGTTATAGCTCATAAAATGAAACGCTTGTTTGATAAAAAATGGCAACGAGATATTGATATACACTCCTCTAGCGTAAAAGCTAAAAATGTAAAAATACCTACGCTAGTTGTTCATGATTCATTTGATGGCGATGTTGATGTAAGTTGTGCAATAGCAATACGTCAAAACTTACAGAATGGAAAACTTTTAATTACGGAAGGCTTAGGACACACCAAAATTCTTCGTAATCCGAAAGTTGCTTCCAAAATTGTTGATTTTATAAGTAAAGAACCATGA
- the msrB gene encoding peptide-methionine (R)-S-oxide reductase MsrB produces the protein MRKLVVLFLLAITVSTTVNAQNKKKYAVDKTNNEWKKLLTPKQYFVLREAGTERPNSSPLNFNKKEGTYVCAACKTPLYKSENKYDSGSGWPSFDRAIKGNVELDTDYKLGYARTELKCNTCGGHLGHSFNDGPKKTTGKRHCINGVALEFIPNK, from the coding sequence ATGAGAAAATTAGTTGTTTTATTCCTTTTAGCAATAACAGTTAGCACTACTGTAAATGCCCAAAACAAGAAAAAGTACGCGGTAGACAAAACCAACAATGAATGGAAAAAGTTATTAACTCCAAAACAGTATTTTGTACTTAGAGAAGCGGGCACAGAACGTCCAAACTCAAGTCCTTTAAACTTTAACAAGAAAGAAGGAACTTATGTATGTGCAGCCTGTAAAACCCCATTATATAAATCTGAAAACAAATACGATTCAGGTAGTGGATGGCCTTCTTTTGATAGAGCCATTAAAGGAAATGTAGAACTAGATACAGATTATAAACTAGGATATGCTCGAACAGAATTAAAGTGTAATACTTGTGGCGGACATTTAGGACACTCTTTTAACGATGGTCCTAAAAAAACTACTGGTAAACGTCACTGCATTAATGGAGTTGCTTTAGAGTTCATCCCTAATAAATAA